In Glycine max cultivar Williams 82 chromosome 15, Glycine_max_v4.0, whole genome shotgun sequence, the DNA window CACAAAGCGATGTAGACCTCACCCCCTATTTTTTCGTTTTCTAAAAATCCCTTTTAAGGGTTACTTCATCATACATTAAGCATGTTGTCCCATAACaagcttttctttttgtttgtgtttttattctttcttccatttttttctttttgtctacTTATTCTTCATCATTTCTTCAAATGTTCCTCATCTCCTTTTCTGTCTTCTTATTCTCAGTGcagttgttcttcttcttcatgcattcaatgtgtcttgtgctctgattattCAAAATTTCAGAATTTGGCTCTCtgtttttttagaatttcaGAATTTAGTTCTCTGGTCTTTTAGAATTTCagaatcatgttgttcatgctTTATTGAGGAGATGGGAGCTTCGAAGAATATGGGGTGGGAGTGGAACTTTAAATGGAGGAGGCACCTATTCGACAACGAGATTGATATGGCAGCCGGCTTTCTAGGTGAGGTGGAAGGCACCCAAATACAAATTAACAGAAGAGATGAGTGGACTTGGCTAGCAGAAACTACTGGTCAATATTCCACAAAAAATGCCTATGATGAGATGTGGGGAGCTGATATAGAAGGAAATCAATTGCAGGAGCTTAAAGATATATGGAAGTTAAAGATACCACCTAAAGTTGCAGTCTTTGCATGGAGACTGATTAGGGATAGGCTGCCAACTAAGTCAAATTTGACAAGGAGACATGTGGAAATCAACAATTCATCTTGTCCGTTTTGTAGAAGGGTTGAGGAGGACGCTGCTCATTTGTTCCTCCATTGTGATAAGGTTCTGCCTTTGTGGTGGGAATGTATGTCGTGGGTGAACATCTTAGGTGCTATCCCGCAGTACCCAAGGCAGCATTTCTCCCAACATGTCGAAGCTTTTGTATAATAGTGGGGGGGAATATAAATAGCTGCAATGGCAGCAATCATATACTGTATTTTCTTAGTTTCTGGTTCCCATCAAGACTGATTAAAGTCTGACTTTGGAACCAGTTCACTGATATATCATGCTATTTGTATccttagtacctctggtacttcattatcaatataaattatgtttgctgataaaaaaaaacaatgttgttcatgctttattgcttttttttagtAAACCTATAATGTTGTTCCCAATTCTTTTTCTCTGGTGCTGCTGTGTTTctgattaataatatatattttctgccttccaaaaaaatattttgagttacacaatatttttatctttgactTGAACAACAATATTCTCAAAGAAAGAAACATGAATAAAGATAGAAGGCCAAGCTAAAGTTTTGGGTAATTAGGTAAAGGAAGGAAAATATTTGATCAGGTAAAGGAATTGGAATGAATTCTGCAGCTCCTGTAGTTACATGGTGGGTGGCTTGACAATCTAAAAACCATTCTTGAATAGAAAACCCTTCAAGGCTGTGAAAAAGGGTTGAGGTGTATGCTTTTGTTGGGATATGCTTGGAAAtaggtttttaagtttttactaCTTGACTGTCAATTGAATCAGTTACTTGGGAACCAGTCCTATTTAAGCCTATAGTTAAAATATCATAGCACCACTTTTCTATTGTTTAAAACAGTCCTATTTAGCAagacaatatataattttattttccttttactaGGTTTGATCATCATCCCTATTATACACAAATATCTGCAGGAGCCTgtgtacttattttttttttttatcagcaaacataatattttataaataaggaAAGGAGTACCTGAGGTACTATAATACAGCAGTATGACTACCATAGGAATGGTTCCAGAATCAGACAGAACTAGTCTGAGAGGGAACCATTATATGGGTACTAGTAAATATACATGTATTAGTCAAAAAGTTCTATCCTCTACTGATGCAAAAGTCCTGTGTAATGCTACTTGACCATTGATTAAAAGGGAACCACTATAATGGGCATTAATGCTTACCTCGAGCAAATGGCTGAGGCTTCTGATCTGATTTCTGTGGAGACGACTGTTCACTTCGCCATATCAACTTAGAAAAAGAAGTTATTGTCGAAAATGCTGCAGGTACAACTTTAGACAAGATAGCTCCCAATCCTGAAATATGAAGTATAAACCCTTCAAAATTCTGATTCCAACCGAGCAAGtcaaactcaaaggtggaaaCATATATTGGCCCCTTTATATACAGATTCATCAAAGAtcatataaagtataaacacaCTCATACAAATTGTGTTTCGCTATGACTTACAACATTAGTgtcttttatttcctttatttcATCCTAACTCCATTGACATTTAGATAACATCCATTGAGTACAACCCCAAGTGCGTGCTTGACTGCGTGGTACATGTTTCATACTCTTGCCATTTTAACAACATCTTACAATGTAATGCTCTGTTTGGACAAaatgtaatgaaaaaaaaaatatttgttttatgaaaaataattaatctaacTACAAATAGATCAAGAGGCAGAAAATGTTTCATTAAGCTTTCTATTTCtgactataaattaaaattttaggggGGTGGAGTGTGTTTGTATTTTTGGTAGAAAATGTTTGATTAAGCTTTCTCCGTTAGTTACTTACACCATTGACTGAAATCATgccatagtcaaataacatgaaGGTTCAATAGGAAGTCCATAGGGAGATAGCTAGAGACCTGGGTGTATCCTATGTTGAGAACAACAACAATATGGTTAAGATGATTAATGTTGTGGATAATAG includes these proteins:
- the LOC102670460 gene encoding uncharacterized protein, yielding MGASKNMGWEWNFKWRRHLFDNEIDMAAGFLGEVEGTQIQINRRDEWTWLAETTGQYSTKNAYDEMWGADIEGNQLQELKDIWKLKIPPKVAVFAWRLIRDRLPTKSNLTRRHVEINNSSCPFCRRVEEDAAHLFLHCDKVLPLWWECMSWVNILGAIPQYPRQHFSQHVEAFV